One window of Desulfobacca acetoxidans DSM 11109 genomic DNA carries:
- the dnaA gene encoding chromosomal replication initiator protein DnaA, translated as MESYWEEVKHIFKGRLASSAYQLWIEPLQASFGNAGEFFLDCPNPFFLHWVRNHYLSDLEREYRLLTGGTTQIKLRLLKTPAKNKEDHSHRLQSCLPEISRPPSSGRLLNKAFTFEQFVVGASNRFAFQASRALAGNDAFYGRTLFLTAQPGLGKSHLSQAVGNYIQTNYRHHQVFYLTAEDFANEMVAALRQGAMAQFKDKFRRQCDTLLLEGVHFLSGKEKIQAELCYTLDCLADLNKKLVFTSPYLPMEIPHLKQELLSRFTGGVITPIDPPDFSTRVSILTRKAQDRQVQVPREVKEHLATYLTQDVRQMVSALDNLLLKAATLKTDINLDLANEVLRDFQAASQALRIEDIQKLTGQVYQVSQEELLGKSRKKKIVKARNLAIYLSHHYLQKQLKDLARSFRRTHSTIIHSLECVERDLKVSAGFAAELQYLEERLQTSRRWRQSTLPQPKASTRN; from the coding sequence CCTCCTCAGCTTACCAGTTGTGGATTGAACCATTACAGGCGTCTTTCGGAAACGCCGGAGAGTTTTTTCTGGATTGCCCCAACCCTTTCTTCCTGCATTGGGTGCGCAACCATTATCTATCCGACCTTGAGCGGGAATATCGCCTCTTGACTGGCGGAACAACCCAAATCAAGTTGCGCCTTCTCAAGACCCCCGCTAAGAATAAAGAGGACCATTCCCATCGCCTTCAGAGCTGTCTCCCAGAGATCAGCCGCCCCCCAAGCTCCGGACGTCTCCTCAACAAGGCCTTTACCTTCGAACAATTTGTCGTCGGCGCCTCCAATCGCTTCGCCTTTCAGGCCTCTCGAGCCCTGGCTGGCAATGATGCCTTTTATGGCAGGACCCTCTTTCTAACGGCTCAGCCAGGGCTGGGCAAGAGCCATCTCTCCCAGGCCGTGGGCAACTATATTCAAACGAACTACCGTCATCATCAGGTCTTCTATTTAACCGCCGAAGATTTCGCCAACGAAATGGTGGCGGCTTTGCGGCAGGGGGCGATGGCGCAGTTTAAGGACAAATTCCGGCGGCAATGCGATACCTTATTGTTGGAGGGGGTTCATTTCCTTAGCGGCAAAGAGAAGATTCAAGCCGAGTTATGTTATACTCTGGATTGTCTGGCGGACCTGAATAAGAAGCTGGTCTTCACCAGCCCGTATTTGCCCATGGAAATTCCTCATCTCAAGCAGGAGTTGCTTTCCCGTTTCACCGGCGGCGTCATCACCCCCATAGACCCCCCGGATTTCTCCACGCGGGTATCTATCCTAACCCGAAAGGCGCAGGATCGTCAGGTCCAGGTGCCGCGCGAAGTTAAGGAGCATTTAGCCACCTATCTAACCCAAGATGTCCGTCAGATGGTAAGCGCTCTAGATAATCTGCTCCTTAAGGCAGCCACGCTAAAAACTGACATCAATCTGGACTTGGCCAATGAAGTCCTCCGTGATTTTCAAGCCGCCTCCCAAGCTCTTAGGATAGAGGATATTCAGAAACTAACCGGGCAGGTGTATCAGGTGAGCCAGGAGGAGCTCCTCGGTAAGTCTCGTAAGAAGAAAATTGTCAAAGCCAGGAATCTGGCGATTTATCTCTCACACCACTATCTGCAGAAACAACTCAAGGACTTGGCGCGATCCTTCCGACGGACTCATTCCACCATTATCCACTCCTTGGAATGTGTCGAACGAGATCTTAAGGTTTCAGCCGGTTTTGCGGCGGAACTGCAGTATTTAGAAGAGCGTCTGCAAACCTCGCGGCGCTGGCGTCAATCGACCCTACCCCAACCCAAGGCCT